One window from the genome of Kaistella carnis encodes:
- a CDS encoding gliding motility lipoprotein GldH has protein sequence MTMHKIIGVSFFLFFLFSCKNSAEEVVMNNLNGKWNKKSEQKFDFKIADAQTPKNIIFVVRNNNDYPYSNIRLIVNFLNQKTKQKSTDTLNYILAQPNGAWIGKGFGDTKETLFQYKLNYKFPENGTYSIGIIQAMRNDNLPGIEDIGVKIETAKP, from the coding sequence ATGACAATGCATAAGATCATAGGCGTTTCTTTCTTTTTGTTTTTTCTTTTCAGCTGTAAAAACAGTGCCGAAGAAGTGGTGATGAATAACCTAAACGGCAAATGGAATAAAAAATCGGAGCAAAAGTTTGACTTTAAAATAGCAGATGCACAGACTCCGAAAAACATTATATTTGTTGTAAGAAACAATAACGATTATCCGTACAGTAACATCAGATTGATCGTTAATTTTTTGAACCAAAAAACAAAACAGAAAAGTACCGATACCTTGAATTATATTCTAGCGCAACCAAATGGGGCGTGGATAGGAAAAGGTTTCGGTGACACCAAAGAAACACTTTTCCAGTATAAATTAAATTATAAATTCCCCGAAAACGGAACGTATTCCATTGGAATTATTCAGGCGATGCGCAATGATAATCTGCCTGGGATTGAAGATATTGGTGTAAAAATTGAAACAGCAAAACCGTAA